In the Setaria italica strain Yugu1 chromosome VI, Setaria_italica_v2.0, whole genome shotgun sequence genome, one interval contains:
- the LOC101768433 gene encoding 26S proteasome non-ATPase regulatory subunit 1 homolog A isoform X2, with protein sequence MAAAAVMVSSAGSLLAMLQEPAPELKLHALSSLNSLVHAFWHEISTSVSSIESLYEDEEFDQRQLAALVASKVFFYLGELNDALSYALGAGSLFDVSDDSDYAQTLLAKALDEYAAIRSRAAGEDKTMDPRLEAIVERMLDKCILDGKYQQAMGMAVECRRLDKLEGAISRCDGIHGALSYCINLSHQYVSHREYRLEILRCLVKIYQTLPNPDYLSICQCLMFLDEPETVASILDKLISGSQDDALLAYQTAFDLAENENQAFLLNVRNHLDGLSSARAEPDSGPALPNDQAANTSTEPTGDVQMGEDVNMPNGSALAVDPNKVAHADRLTKLKNILSGETSIQLTLQFLYSHNRSDLLILKTIKQAVEMRNSVCHSATICSNAIMHAGTTVDTFLRENLEWLGRATNWSKFSATAGLGVIHRGHLQQGRALMAPYLPQNGAVGSASPYSEGGALYALGLIHANHGEGIKEFLRESLRNTSSEVVQHGACLGLGLAALGTADEEICEDIKNVLYTDSAVAGEAAGIGMGLLMVGTASEKATEMLAYAHDTQHEKIIRGLSLGIALTVYGREEEADTLIEQMTRDQDPILRYGGMYALALAYRGTANNKAIHQLLHFAVSDVSDDVRRTAVLALGFVLYNEPEQTPRIVSLLSESYNPHVRYGAALAVGISCAGTGLSEAISLLEPLTSDVVDFVRQGALIAMAMVMIQTNESYDSRVGAFRRKLEKIILDKHEDTMSKMGAILASGIIDAGGRNVTIKLKSKSKHDRLTAVVGLAVFTQFWYWYPLTYFISLAFSPTALIGLNSDLKVPKFEFLSNTKPSLFDYPKPTTQRTATASVKVPTAILSTYAKAKSRAKKDAESKAKEKAEAAPPSEDASAASTSMQVDGAAAEKKAPEPEPTFQLLTNPARVIPAQEKFIKFLEDSRYEPVKAAPSGFVLLRDLKPTEAEELVLTDAPSTAAANNAAAPNASEQGSAMAVDEEPQPPPAFEYTS encoded by the exons atggcggcggcggcggtgatggtgAGCTCGGCGGGCTCGCTGCTGGCGATGCTGCaggagccggcgccggagctCAAGCTGCACGCGCTCTCCAGCCTCAACTCCCTCGTCCACGCCTTCTGGCACGAGATCTCCACCAGCGTCTCCTCCAT TGAGAGTTTGTATGAAGACGAGGAGTTTGACCAGAGGCAGCTTGCAGCACTAGTTGCTTCTAAGGTGTTTTTCTACTTGGGCGAGCTAAATGATGCTCTGTCATATGCACTTGGTGCTGGATCCCTGTTTGATGTCTCTGACGACTCTGATTATGCTCAAACACTTCTAG CGAAAGCTTTGGATGAATATGCTGCCATCCGATCAAGGGCTGCAGGGGAAGATAAAACGATGGACCCAAGATTGGAGGCCATTGTGGAAAGAATGCTGGACAA GTGCATTCTTGATGGAAAATATCAGCAGGCCATGGGTATGGCTGTTGAGTGCAGGAGACTGGATAAGCTTGAGGGAGCAATTTCTCGATGCGATGGTATTCATGGAGCTCTTTCATATTGCATCAATCTGTCTCACCAATATGTTAGTCATCGTGAATATCGATTGGAG ATTCTACGTTGTCTTGTCAAAATATACCAGACATTGCCAAACCCAGATTATTTGAGCATTTGCCAGTGTCTTATGTTCTTGGATGAGCCAGAAACTGTTGCAAGCATCTTGGACAAGCTTATTTCTGGGAGCCAG GATGATGCTCTCCTAGCGTACCAAACTGCTTTCGATCTTGCTGAAAATGAAAATCAGGCTTTCCTCCTGAATGTGCGGAATCACCTTGATGGATTGAGTTCTGCCCGAGCTGAACCTGACAGCGGACCGGCTTTACCAAATGATCAAGCAGCTAATACTTCTACAGAACCGACTGGTGATGTCCAGATGGGAGAAGATGTAAATATGCCAAATGGCAGTGCTCTCGCTGTGGATCCAAACAAAGTAGCACATGCTGATAGGCTGACAAAACTTAAGAATATTCTGTCAGGAGAGACATCTATTCAGTTGACATTACAGTTTCTATACAGCCATAATAG ATCTGATCTTTTAATTCTGAAGACTATAAAGCAAGCCGTGGAAATGAGGAACAGTGTCTGTCACAGCGCAACAATATGCTCCAATGCAATCATGCATGCAGGGACAACAGTTGATACCTTCCTCAGAGAAAACTTG GAATGGCTCGGTAGGGCAACCAACTGGTCTAAGTTCAGTGCCACTGCTGGACTAGGCGTCATTCATAGAGGCCATCTTCAACAAGGCCGTGCATTGATGGCTCCTTACCTGCCTCAGAATGGTGCTGTTGGCAGTGCTAGTCCATACTCGGAAGGAGGCGCCCTCTATGCTCTTGGTTTGATTCATGCCAACCATGGTGAAGGAATCAAAGAGTTTCTCCGTGAGAGTCTTCGCAACACCAGTTCTGAG GTGGTCCAGCATGGTGCTTGTTTGGGACTCGGGCTTGCAGCATTAGGTACAGCAGACGAGGAAATATGTGAGGACATTAAGAATGTTCTGTACACGGATAGTGCTGTGGCTGGCGAAGCAGCTGGCATTGGCATGGGCTTGCTTATGGTTGGCACGGCCAGTGAGAAGGCCACAGAGATGCTTGCCTATGCTCATGATACACAACATGAGAAAATTATCAG GGGCCTGTCACTTGGAATTGCGTTGACGGTGTATGGCAGGGAAGAGGAAGCTGACACCTTGATTGAACAAATGACTAGAGACCAAGACCCCATACTTCGTTATGGTGGTATGTACGCATTGGCTCTAGCATACAGGGGAACTGCAAATAACAAAGCTATCCACCAGCTTCTGCATTTTGCTGTGTCAGACGTGAGTGATGATGTGCGGAGGACTGCAGTATTGGCCCTTGGCTTTGTTCTGTATAACGAGCCTGAGCAGACACCCAGAATCGTGTCCCTGCTGTCAGAATCATACAATCCTCATGTCCGTTATGGTGCAGCTCTAGCTGTTGGAATCTCCTGTGCCGGAACAGGATTGAGTGAAGCCATCTCCTTGCTGGAGCCTCTTACATCAGACGTCGTTGACTTTGTACGCCAGGGCGCTCTGATTGCCATGGCAATGGTGATGATCCAGACCAATGAATCTTATGATTCACGTGTTGGAGCATTCAGGCGCAAGTTGGAAAAGATCATTCTTGACAAGCACGAGGACACCATGAGCAAAATGGGCGCCATACTGGCTTCCGGCATCATTGATGCTGGCGGCAGGAACGTCACCATCAAGCTCAAGTCAAAGTCAAAGCATGACAGGCTCACTGCCGTTGTCGGACTGGCTGTCTTCACCCAGTTCTGGTACTGGTACCCACTCACCTACTTCATCAGCCTTGCCTTCTCCCCGACAGCTCTCATCGGACTCAACTCCGATCTGAAAGTGCCAAAGTTTGAGTTCCTGTCGAACACCAAGCCATCGCTGTTCGATTATCCCAAGCCGACAACTCAGCGGACTGCAACTGCATCAGTCAAGGTGCCAACGGCTATCTTGTCAACGTATGCCAAGGCGAAGTCTAGGGCGAAGAAGGATGCAGAGAGCAAGGCAAAGGAGAAGGCAGAGGCAGCGCCACCAAGCGAGGACGCTTCTGCTGCTTCTACTTCCATGCAG GTCGACGGTGCTGCTGCAGAGAAGAAGGCCCCTGAGCCAGAGCCGACCTTCCAGCTCCTGACGAACCCTGCCCGGGTCATCCCAGCCCAGGAGAAGTTCATAAAGTTCTTGGAAGACAGCCGGTACGAGCCGGTGAAGGCCGCGCCGTCCGGGTTTGTCCTCCTGCGGGACCTCAAGCCCACTGAGGCCGAGGAGCTGGTCCTCACCGATGCCCCCTCGACCGCCGCGGCGAACAACGCCGCCGCACCCAACGCCAGCGAGCAGGGATCCGCCATGGCCGTCGACGAGGAGCCCCAGCCGCCCCCGGCGTTCGAGTACACCTCGTGA
- the LOC101768433 gene encoding 26S proteasome non-ATPase regulatory subunit 1 homolog A isoform X1: MAAAAVMVSSAGSLLAMLQEPAPELKLHALSSLNSLVHAFWHEISTSVSSIESLYEDEEFDQRQLAALVASKVFFYLGELNDALSYALGAGSLFDVSDDSDYAQTLLAKALDEYAAIRSRAAGEDKTMDPRLEAIVERMLDKYDSTLMIHCFPVCKKCSSELTNTSLPFRCILDGKYQQAMGMAVECRRLDKLEGAISRCDGIHGALSYCINLSHQYVSHREYRLEILRCLVKIYQTLPNPDYLSICQCLMFLDEPETVASILDKLISGSQDDALLAYQTAFDLAENENQAFLLNVRNHLDGLSSARAEPDSGPALPNDQAANTSTEPTGDVQMGEDVNMPNGSALAVDPNKVAHADRLTKLKNILSGETSIQLTLQFLYSHNRSDLLILKTIKQAVEMRNSVCHSATICSNAIMHAGTTVDTFLRENLEWLGRATNWSKFSATAGLGVIHRGHLQQGRALMAPYLPQNGAVGSASPYSEGGALYALGLIHANHGEGIKEFLRESLRNTSSEVVQHGACLGLGLAALGTADEEICEDIKNVLYTDSAVAGEAAGIGMGLLMVGTASEKATEMLAYAHDTQHEKIIRGLSLGIALTVYGREEEADTLIEQMTRDQDPILRYGGMYALALAYRGTANNKAIHQLLHFAVSDVSDDVRRTAVLALGFVLYNEPEQTPRIVSLLSESYNPHVRYGAALAVGISCAGTGLSEAISLLEPLTSDVVDFVRQGALIAMAMVMIQTNESYDSRVGAFRRKLEKIILDKHEDTMSKMGAILASGIIDAGGRNVTIKLKSKSKHDRLTAVVGLAVFTQFWYWYPLTYFISLAFSPTALIGLNSDLKVPKFEFLSNTKPSLFDYPKPTTQRTATASVKVPTAILSTYAKAKSRAKKDAESKAKEKAEAAPPSEDASAASTSMQVDGAAAEKKAPEPEPTFQLLTNPARVIPAQEKFIKFLEDSRYEPVKAAPSGFVLLRDLKPTEAEELVLTDAPSTAAANNAAAPNASEQGSAMAVDEEPQPPPAFEYTS; encoded by the exons atggcggcggcggcggtgatggtgAGCTCGGCGGGCTCGCTGCTGGCGATGCTGCaggagccggcgccggagctCAAGCTGCACGCGCTCTCCAGCCTCAACTCCCTCGTCCACGCCTTCTGGCACGAGATCTCCACCAGCGTCTCCTCCAT TGAGAGTTTGTATGAAGACGAGGAGTTTGACCAGAGGCAGCTTGCAGCACTAGTTGCTTCTAAGGTGTTTTTCTACTTGGGCGAGCTAAATGATGCTCTGTCATATGCACTTGGTGCTGGATCCCTGTTTGATGTCTCTGACGACTCTGATTATGCTCAAACACTTCTAG CGAAAGCTTTGGATGAATATGCTGCCATCCGATCAAGGGCTGCAGGGGAAGATAAAACGATGGACCCAAGATTGGAGGCCATTGTGGAAAGAATGCTGGACAAGTATGATAGTACCCTCATGATTCATTGTTTTCCTGTTTGTAAAAAATGCAGTTCTGAGCTTACAAATACTTCATTGCCTTTCAGGTGCATTCTTGATGGAAAATATCAGCAGGCCATGGGTATGGCTGTTGAGTGCAGGAGACTGGATAAGCTTGAGGGAGCAATTTCTCGATGCGATGGTATTCATGGAGCTCTTTCATATTGCATCAATCTGTCTCACCAATATGTTAGTCATCGTGAATATCGATTGGAG ATTCTACGTTGTCTTGTCAAAATATACCAGACATTGCCAAACCCAGATTATTTGAGCATTTGCCAGTGTCTTATGTTCTTGGATGAGCCAGAAACTGTTGCAAGCATCTTGGACAAGCTTATTTCTGGGAGCCAG GATGATGCTCTCCTAGCGTACCAAACTGCTTTCGATCTTGCTGAAAATGAAAATCAGGCTTTCCTCCTGAATGTGCGGAATCACCTTGATGGATTGAGTTCTGCCCGAGCTGAACCTGACAGCGGACCGGCTTTACCAAATGATCAAGCAGCTAATACTTCTACAGAACCGACTGGTGATGTCCAGATGGGAGAAGATGTAAATATGCCAAATGGCAGTGCTCTCGCTGTGGATCCAAACAAAGTAGCACATGCTGATAGGCTGACAAAACTTAAGAATATTCTGTCAGGAGAGACATCTATTCAGTTGACATTACAGTTTCTATACAGCCATAATAG ATCTGATCTTTTAATTCTGAAGACTATAAAGCAAGCCGTGGAAATGAGGAACAGTGTCTGTCACAGCGCAACAATATGCTCCAATGCAATCATGCATGCAGGGACAACAGTTGATACCTTCCTCAGAGAAAACTTG GAATGGCTCGGTAGGGCAACCAACTGGTCTAAGTTCAGTGCCACTGCTGGACTAGGCGTCATTCATAGAGGCCATCTTCAACAAGGCCGTGCATTGATGGCTCCTTACCTGCCTCAGAATGGTGCTGTTGGCAGTGCTAGTCCATACTCGGAAGGAGGCGCCCTCTATGCTCTTGGTTTGATTCATGCCAACCATGGTGAAGGAATCAAAGAGTTTCTCCGTGAGAGTCTTCGCAACACCAGTTCTGAG GTGGTCCAGCATGGTGCTTGTTTGGGACTCGGGCTTGCAGCATTAGGTACAGCAGACGAGGAAATATGTGAGGACATTAAGAATGTTCTGTACACGGATAGTGCTGTGGCTGGCGAAGCAGCTGGCATTGGCATGGGCTTGCTTATGGTTGGCACGGCCAGTGAGAAGGCCACAGAGATGCTTGCCTATGCTCATGATACACAACATGAGAAAATTATCAG GGGCCTGTCACTTGGAATTGCGTTGACGGTGTATGGCAGGGAAGAGGAAGCTGACACCTTGATTGAACAAATGACTAGAGACCAAGACCCCATACTTCGTTATGGTGGTATGTACGCATTGGCTCTAGCATACAGGGGAACTGCAAATAACAAAGCTATCCACCAGCTTCTGCATTTTGCTGTGTCAGACGTGAGTGATGATGTGCGGAGGACTGCAGTATTGGCCCTTGGCTTTGTTCTGTATAACGAGCCTGAGCAGACACCCAGAATCGTGTCCCTGCTGTCAGAATCATACAATCCTCATGTCCGTTATGGTGCAGCTCTAGCTGTTGGAATCTCCTGTGCCGGAACAGGATTGAGTGAAGCCATCTCCTTGCTGGAGCCTCTTACATCAGACGTCGTTGACTTTGTACGCCAGGGCGCTCTGATTGCCATGGCAATGGTGATGATCCAGACCAATGAATCTTATGATTCACGTGTTGGAGCATTCAGGCGCAAGTTGGAAAAGATCATTCTTGACAAGCACGAGGACACCATGAGCAAAATGGGCGCCATACTGGCTTCCGGCATCATTGATGCTGGCGGCAGGAACGTCACCATCAAGCTCAAGTCAAAGTCAAAGCATGACAGGCTCACTGCCGTTGTCGGACTGGCTGTCTTCACCCAGTTCTGGTACTGGTACCCACTCACCTACTTCATCAGCCTTGCCTTCTCCCCGACAGCTCTCATCGGACTCAACTCCGATCTGAAAGTGCCAAAGTTTGAGTTCCTGTCGAACACCAAGCCATCGCTGTTCGATTATCCCAAGCCGACAACTCAGCGGACTGCAACTGCATCAGTCAAGGTGCCAACGGCTATCTTGTCAACGTATGCCAAGGCGAAGTCTAGGGCGAAGAAGGATGCAGAGAGCAAGGCAAAGGAGAAGGCAGAGGCAGCGCCACCAAGCGAGGACGCTTCTGCTGCTTCTACTTCCATGCAG GTCGACGGTGCTGCTGCAGAGAAGAAGGCCCCTGAGCCAGAGCCGACCTTCCAGCTCCTGACGAACCCTGCCCGGGTCATCCCAGCCCAGGAGAAGTTCATAAAGTTCTTGGAAGACAGCCGGTACGAGCCGGTGAAGGCCGCGCCGTCCGGGTTTGTCCTCCTGCGGGACCTCAAGCCCACTGAGGCCGAGGAGCTGGTCCTCACCGATGCCCCCTCGACCGCCGCGGCGAACAACGCCGCCGCACCCAACGCCAGCGAGCAGGGATCCGCCATGGCCGTCGACGAGGAGCCCCAGCCGCCCCCGGCGTTCGAGTACACCTCGTGA